In a genomic window of Brassica rapa cultivar Chiifu-401-42 chromosome A10, CAAS_Brap_v3.01, whole genome shotgun sequence:
- the LOC117129178 gene encoding uncharacterized protein LOC117129178 encodes MPGCYLKPISTFRTHCRNFDQYSNDASKHMQVDQTSERRTLRGRKKKVLKHLKRGVNEKEMDSFTKRVLRISLAKPFEEAYFTHMLWMFFIKTKETEQDIHRIFNQIREKMKQRITLKKNKKSDPGKFAVPCLVKGIEFPCALCDIVSSVSILPKVMACHFDLKIKPSEDSFTFVDHSTRKLGGIIRDLEVHIGNVLVSVYFHVLENKHNKNHSLLLGRAFLATVGAVCNMQTNQLCLTLINFDVYYDPVRVVKPQTSNIGVNTRFIAACHCDFEDEYETEYSGSIDSRTPPSINIAIHAPINNHRRLIYLTNTRLELGYTIHILSRFMQKPLLPHSKVVL; translated from the coding sequence ATGCCTGGATGCTATCTGAAACCCATCTCAACCTTCAGAACACATTGCAGAAACTTTGATCAATATTCAAATGATGCATCAAAGCATATGCAAGTTGATCAGACTTCTGAGAGGAGAACATTGaggggaagaaagaaaaaggtTCTTAAGCATCTCAAGAGAGGAGTCaatgagaaggagatggatAGTTTTACCAAAAGAGTTCTCAGGATATCCTTGGCCAAGCCATTCGAGGAGGCTTACTTTACCCACatgttgtggatgttcttcataAAGACCAAGGAAACTGAGCAAGACATACATAGGATCTTCAATCagatcagagagaagatgaagcagaggattacactgaagaagaataagaagagtGACCCTGGTAAATTTGCAGTGCCATGTTTAGTTAAAGGCATTGAGTTTCCATGTGCGCTGTGTGACATAGTTTCATCAGTCAGCATACTACCCAAAGTAATGGCATGCCATTTTGATCTGAAGATAAAGCCTTCGGAGGATTCATTCACTTTTGTGGATCATTCTACGAGGAAGTTAGGAGGAATCATCAGAGACCTTGAGGTGCATATTGGCAATGTACTAGTTTCAGTTTACTTCCATGTCCTGGAAAACAAGCACAACAAGAATCATTCTCTACTACTTGGGAGAGCTTTCTTGGCCACTGTAGGAGCAGTTTGCAACATGCAAACTAATCAGTTATGTCTAACACTAATAAATTTTGATGTCTACTATGATCCAGTCAGAGTTGtgaagccacagacgtccaacATTGGCGTTAACACCAGATTCATTGCAGCATGCCACTGCGATTTTGAGGATGAATATGAGACAGAGTATTCAGGATCGATCGATAGCCGAACTCCACCATCGATCAACATCGCCATTCATGCACCGATCAACAACCATCGTCGGTTAATATATCTCACCAATACACGACTTGAACTTGGATATACTATCCACATTCTATCTCGCTTCATGCAAAAACCACTACTCCCTCACTCGAAAGTTGTATTATAG